From Streptomyces cyaneogriseus subsp. noncyanogenus, the proteins below share one genomic window:
- a CDS encoding SDR family NAD(P)-dependent oxidoreductase produces MATSRPGERAIAVVGMSCRVPGADGIDAFWRLLRVGVDAITEVPAGRWDPDGVPDGPEPPGLRRGGFLDGVADFDPAFFGISPREAEAMDPRQRLALELSWTALEHARILPRTLRGGGAAVFLGATGDDYAALVHRHGGDAVSHHSMAGLSRGVIANRVSYHLGLRGPSLTVDAAQSSSLVAVHLACEALLSGATGLALAGGVHLNLTPDGTLAFARAGALSPDGRCHTFDARANGTVRGEGGGMVVLKRLADAVADGDPVHCLLLGSAVNNDGGGQGLTVPDEDAQRELLRDAYARAGTEPARVGYVELHGTGTRAGDPVEAAALGAVLGADRPAGQPLLVGSVKTNIGHLDGAAGVVGLIKVALSLKHGAVPASLNFAEPHPAIPMERLRLRVNDTTGPWPQGPRLAGVSSFGVGGTNCHVVVADAPAAGAEDRAGAPSAAPVPVPVVVSGRTEAALRAQARRLRERVASDAGLSPADVGYSTVTTRTAMEHRGVVVAADRDELLAGLAALAAGEPSPHVVEAVAGSVSGVVWAFPGQGPQWAGMALELWDTSPVFAARMDECARLLDGMVDWSLREVLGDEDALKRMDVMQPALFAVQVSLAEVWRSVGLAPSAVVGHSQGEITAACAAGSVPLADALRLMAERSRVITARLSGRGAMALLALPAEEADFDGVTIGAVNGPRSVVVSGPVEAVHEAVAACKARGVRAWTVPIDYASHSAQVEEIRDEVLRAAADVPARDAGVAFYSTVTGGRLDADRLDAGYWYRNLRERVRLEETVRALAADGHQVFVEASPHPVLTLAIQDTLDDARTPAVVQGTLRRDEGGLRRLLLSMAELHAQGVTLDWRPMFEGTGARTVDLPPYAFQRSPYWLTPTAAATTAPAAPATETEARPEPAAPAAEGRATAGEADLMTLVRAQAAAVLGHPDADTVDTDRSFKELGFDSVTAVELGKRLSRATGLRLPATLVFDHPTPTALAGHLRAELAGPALPDGSPAAAGRTAAADDDPIAIVGMGCRLPGGVSSPEELWRLVAGGVDAVSPFPEDRGWDPDPAVTGHVRAGGFLTDPFGFDADFFRINPREARAMDPQQRLLLEVSWEALERAGADPALLRGSRTAVFMGVMDQDYVPRLHETTDSFGGYALTGGATSVASGRIAYALGFTGPAVTVDTACSSSLVSLHLAAQSLRAGECSLALAGGATVMSTPGMFAEFARQNGLSPDGRCKAFSDTADGTGWAEGVGVVVLERLSDARRNGHPVLAVVRGSAINQDGASNGLSAPNGPSQQRVIRDALARAGLSPADVDAVEAHGTGTALGDPIEAQALLATYGRDRTEPLWLGSLKSNVGHTQAAAGISGVIKMVLAMRHGELPRTLHAHEPSRHVDWSSGAVELLTERRPWPRADGPRRAGVSSFGISGTNAHVILEDPGPGPDGAPGGAPAGDRPALAGPVPVVLSGQSEAALRAQARRLRERIESDPGLRPADVGWSQAASRTAFERRAAVLAADREELMAALAALARGERARGTVQGTAERARGRVVFVFPGQGSQWAGMAVELLDSSPVFADSLRACGAALAAFVDWDLEGVLRQVPGEPTLERVDVVQPASWAVMVSLAALWRSCGVEPAAVVGHSQGEIAAACVSGALSLEDAARVVALRSQAIAKGLAGLGGMMSLALPLAEAETRLAPWQGRLEVAALNGPSVTVVAGDAQALEELRAACEAEDVRARRIPVDYASHTSHVERIEEDLAELLAELRPAPARVPFYSTVERDWLGDRLVDAAYWYRNLRRTVHFQSAVEALAEQGHDTFIEVSPHPVLTIGIQEILESRTGEAAEVITGTLRRHEGGPDRFLISLAGAWTRGVAVDWAGAFAGSGASLVELPTYAFQHRHHRVDAAADQPLLGRALDLADGDGTVLTERLSLRTRPWFADHRVLGQAVVPGTALLEMAFRVGGAVGELTLHTPLVVPDHGEVEVQLTAAAPDGDGRRAFRIHGRTPGGADTGWRLHATGVAGPAEPGDAVAALAEWPPPGAAPVDLTDAYDELARRGLEYGPRFRNLRGVWRHGEDLLADVALPDGAGPFSVHPALLDAVLHPLVLEYGPGPVVPFSWADVRLARAGAAQLRVRVSPAGEHRASLTVMDGSGAEVMTVGSLSLRPLDARRFDPRLFQVAWREAAATGPAEPAPSAVVLPVAPATAPLPEAVRTTAESVLREVQRHLARHTEHTEPTGDAGDAGDAGGPARLVVVTRRGAAVTPDASVDLAAATVGGLLRSAQTEHPGRIVLLDTDGDDEPTAEEVNRALATGEPQIALRAGRMLVPRLERGSVPAPRPDREGTAPDGTTLITGGTGGLGAAAARHLVARHGVRDLLLVSRSGPAARGARELVAELTAQGARVSVAACDVADRSALAEVVASVPASAPLRCVVHAAGVLDDAALLSQTPRHLRAVLSAKADAAWHLHELTRGLDLTAFVLFSSVSATLGLAGQANYAAGNAFLDALAHHRHRLGLPALSLGWGLWEETTGLTGRLGDADRQRMLRMGLRPLPTDAGLALLDLALEADRPHLVPAWLDPAGPGGAGTPAVLRGLVRTPAAPGAGARDDSRPPRDRLPALSGPDGALAMRRLVQTEVATVLGRSGPGDVPPDRGFGDLGFDSLTALELRNRLGALLGTTLSATVIFDHPSPAKLARHLLERLAPDRPAAPPPPPVLAELERLEASVADADDDLRSAVADRLWELLAAVSAPGGTAEAEPDEEVDTASADELYALIDDELGGSDHE; encoded by the coding sequence ATGGCCACCAGCCGACCCGGCGAGCGCGCGATCGCGGTCGTCGGCATGTCCTGCCGGGTTCCGGGAGCCGACGGCATCGACGCCTTCTGGCGCCTGCTGCGCGTCGGCGTGGACGCCATCACCGAGGTGCCGGCCGGGCGCTGGGACCCGGACGGCGTACCGGACGGCCCGGAACCACCGGGGCTGCGGCGCGGCGGCTTCCTGGACGGGGTGGCCGACTTCGACCCCGCCTTCTTCGGCATCTCGCCGCGCGAGGCCGAGGCGATGGACCCGCGGCAGCGGCTGGCGCTCGAACTGAGCTGGACGGCGCTGGAGCACGCCCGGATCCTGCCGCGCACCCTGCGCGGCGGCGGTGCCGCGGTCTTCCTCGGGGCGACCGGCGACGACTACGCCGCGCTGGTGCACCGCCACGGCGGCGACGCCGTGTCGCACCACTCGATGGCCGGCCTGAGCAGGGGCGTCATCGCCAACCGCGTCTCCTACCACCTCGGCCTGCGCGGGCCCAGCCTGACCGTGGACGCGGCCCAGTCCTCCTCCCTCGTCGCCGTCCACCTGGCCTGCGAGGCCCTGCTGTCGGGCGCCACCGGCCTGGCGCTGGCCGGCGGCGTCCACCTGAACCTGACCCCGGACGGCACGCTCGCCTTCGCCCGCGCGGGCGCGCTGTCGCCCGACGGCCGCTGCCACACCTTCGACGCGCGCGCCAACGGCACCGTGCGCGGCGAGGGCGGCGGCATGGTCGTCCTCAAGCGGCTGGCGGACGCCGTCGCGGACGGCGACCCGGTCCACTGCCTCCTGCTCGGCAGCGCGGTGAACAACGACGGCGGCGGCCAGGGCCTCACCGTCCCCGACGAGGACGCGCAGCGGGAACTGCTGCGCGACGCCTACGCCCGCGCCGGGACGGAACCGGCCCGGGTCGGCTACGTCGAACTCCACGGCACCGGCACCAGGGCCGGCGACCCCGTCGAGGCGGCGGCCCTGGGAGCGGTGCTGGGCGCGGACCGGCCGGCCGGGCAGCCGCTGCTGGTGGGCTCGGTGAAGACCAACATCGGGCACCTCGACGGCGCCGCGGGCGTCGTCGGGCTGATCAAGGTCGCGCTCTCCCTGAAGCACGGTGCCGTCCCGGCGAGCCTGAACTTCGCCGAGCCGCACCCGGCCATCCCCATGGAGCGGTTGCGGCTGCGGGTGAACGACACCACCGGACCCTGGCCGCAGGGCCCCCGGCTCGCGGGCGTCAGCTCCTTCGGCGTCGGCGGCACCAACTGCCATGTCGTCGTCGCCGATGCCCCGGCCGCCGGGGCGGAGGACCGCGCCGGGGCCCCTTCGGCGGCACCGGTCCCGGTACCGGTGGTCGTCTCGGGCAGGACCGAGGCGGCGCTGCGCGCCCAGGCCCGGCGACTGCGGGAGCGGGTGGCCTCCGACGCCGGGCTGAGCCCGGCCGACGTGGGGTACTCCACCGTGACCACCCGGACCGCGATGGAGCACCGCGGGGTGGTCGTCGCCGCGGACCGTGACGAACTGCTCGCCGGACTGGCCGCCCTGGCGGCGGGCGAGCCCTCGCCCCACGTGGTCGAGGCGGTGGCCGGTTCCGTCTCCGGCGTGGTGTGGGCCTTCCCCGGGCAGGGGCCGCAGTGGGCCGGGATGGCACTGGAGCTGTGGGACACGTCGCCGGTGTTCGCCGCGCGCATGGACGAGTGCGCCCGGCTCCTGGACGGCATGGTCGACTGGTCGCTGCGCGAGGTGCTCGGCGACGAGGACGCGCTGAAGCGCATGGACGTCATGCAGCCCGCGCTCTTCGCGGTGCAGGTGTCGCTGGCCGAGGTGTGGCGGTCGGTCGGGCTCGCGCCGTCCGCCGTGGTGGGTCACTCCCAGGGGGAGATCACCGCCGCCTGCGCGGCGGGGAGCGTGCCGCTGGCGGACGCCCTGCGCCTGATGGCCGAACGCAGCCGCGTCATCACCGCCCGGCTCTCCGGGCGCGGCGCGATGGCCCTGCTGGCCCTGCCGGCCGAGGAGGCCGACTTCGACGGGGTGACCATCGGCGCGGTCAACGGACCCCGCTCCGTCGTGGTGTCCGGGCCGGTGGAGGCCGTCCACGAGGCCGTGGCCGCGTGCAAGGCCCGGGGCGTACGCGCCTGGACCGTCCCGATCGACTACGCCTCGCACTCGGCGCAGGTGGAGGAGATCCGCGACGAGGTCCTGCGGGCCGCCGCGGACGTCCCCGCGCGGGACGCCGGCGTGGCCTTCTACTCCACGGTCACCGGCGGCCGCCTGGACGCGGACCGCCTGGACGCCGGGTACTGGTACCGCAACCTGCGCGAACGGGTGCGGCTGGAGGAGACCGTCCGGGCCCTGGCCGCGGACGGGCACCAGGTGTTCGTCGAGGCCAGCCCCCACCCCGTCCTCACCCTGGCGATCCAGGACACCCTGGACGACGCCCGCACCCCGGCCGTCGTACAAGGCACGCTGCGCCGGGACGAGGGCGGGTTACGCCGGCTGCTGCTGTCCATGGCGGAACTGCACGCCCAGGGCGTCACGCTGGACTGGCGCCCGATGTTCGAGGGCACCGGCGCCCGCACGGTGGACCTGCCCCCCTACGCCTTCCAGCGGAGCCCCTACTGGCTCACCCCGACCGCGGCCGCGACCACGGCGCCCGCGGCGCCCGCGACGGAGACGGAGGCGCGGCCGGAGCCCGCCGCACCGGCCGCCGAGGGACGGGCCACCGCGGGGGAAGCCGACCTGATGACCCTGGTGCGGGCCCAGGCGGCGGCCGTGCTCGGCCACCCCGACGCGGACACGGTCGACACCGACCGCTCCTTCAAGGAACTCGGGTTCGACTCGGTCACGGCGGTCGAGCTCGGCAAGCGGCTCAGCCGGGCGACCGGACTGCGGCTGCCGGCCACGCTGGTCTTCGACCACCCCACCCCCACCGCGCTCGCCGGGCACCTGCGCGCCGAACTGGCCGGACCCGCCCTGCCGGACGGCTCGCCCGCCGCGGCGGGCCGCACCGCCGCCGCCGACGACGACCCGATCGCCATCGTCGGCATGGGCTGCCGCCTGCCGGGCGGCGTGTCCTCGCCCGAGGAGCTCTGGCGGCTGGTCGCCGGGGGAGTGGACGCCGTCTCGCCCTTCCCCGAGGACCGCGGCTGGGACCCCGACCCGGCGGTCACCGGCCACGTCCGCGCGGGCGGCTTCCTGACCGACCCCTTCGGCTTCGACGCCGACTTCTTCCGGATCAACCCCCGCGAGGCGCGGGCGATGGACCCGCAGCAGCGGCTGCTGCTGGAGGTGTCCTGGGAGGCCCTGGAGCGGGCCGGCGCCGACCCCGCCTTGCTGCGCGGCAGCCGGACGGCGGTCTTCATGGGCGTCATGGACCAGGACTACGTCCCCCGGCTGCACGAGACGACCGACAGCTTCGGCGGATACGCCCTGACCGGCGGCGCGACGAGCGTGGCGTCCGGCCGTATCGCCTACGCCCTCGGATTCACGGGCCCGGCGGTGACCGTGGACACGGCGTGCTCCTCGTCGCTGGTCTCGCTCCACCTGGCGGCGCAGTCGCTGCGGGCCGGGGAGTGCTCCCTGGCCCTGGCCGGCGGCGCCACGGTGATGTCCACCCCCGGCATGTTCGCCGAGTTCGCCCGGCAGAACGGCCTGTCCCCGGACGGCCGGTGCAAGGCGTTCTCCGACACCGCCGACGGCACCGGCTGGGCCGAGGGCGTCGGCGTCGTCGTACTGGAGCGCCTGTCGGACGCCCGGCGCAACGGCCATCCGGTGCTCGCGGTGGTACGCGGCTCCGCGATCAACCAGGACGGGGCCTCCAACGGCCTGAGCGCCCCCAACGGCCCCTCCCAGCAGCGCGTCATCCGCGACGCCCTGGCCCGCGCCGGTCTCTCCCCGGCCGACGTCGACGCCGTGGAGGCCCACGGCACCGGCACCGCCCTCGGAGACCCCATCGAGGCGCAGGCACTGCTGGCGACGTACGGCCGCGACCGCACGGAACCGCTGTGGCTCGGGTCGCTGAAGTCGAACGTCGGGCACACCCAGGCGGCGGCCGGCATCAGCGGCGTGATCAAGATGGTGCTGGCCATGCGCCACGGCGAACTGCCCCGCACGCTCCACGCCCACGAGCCGTCCCGGCACGTGGACTGGTCCAGCGGCGCCGTCGAGCTGCTGACCGAGCGGCGCCCCTGGCCGCGGGCGGACGGGCCGCGCCGGGCCGGGGTGTCGTCCTTCGGCATCAGCGGCACCAACGCACACGTCATCCTGGAAGACCCCGGGCCCGGTCCGGACGGAGCCCCGGGCGGGGCCCCCGCCGGCGACCGCCCGGCGCTCGCCGGCCCGGTGCCGGTCGTGCTGTCCGGGCAGAGCGAGGCCGCGCTGCGCGCCCAGGCACGGCGGCTGCGGGAGCGGATCGAGTCCGACCCCGGCCTGCGTCCGGCCGACGTCGGCTGGTCGCAGGCGGCCTCCCGCACGGCCTTCGAGCGGCGCGCCGCCGTCCTGGCCGCCGACCGGGAGGAACTGATGGCCGCTCTGGCCGCCCTGGCGCGAGGCGAGCGGGCCCGCGGAACGGTCCAGGGGACGGCGGAGCGCGCCCGTGGCCGGGTCGTCTTCGTCTTCCCGGGCCAGGGTTCCCAGTGGGCCGGCATGGCGGTCGAACTGCTCGACTCCTCCCCGGTCTTCGCCGACAGCCTGCGCGCGTGCGGCGCCGCGCTCGCCGCATTCGTCGACTGGGACCTGGAGGGCGTGCTGCGTCAGGTGCCCGGGGAGCCGACGCTGGAGCGGGTGGACGTGGTGCAGCCCGCGTCGTGGGCGGTGATGGTGTCGCTGGCGGCCCTGTGGCGGTCCTGCGGGGTCGAACCGGCCGCCGTCGTCGGCCACTCGCAGGGCGAGATCGCGGCGGCCTGTGTCTCCGGTGCGTTGTCGTTGGAGGACGCGGCGCGGGTGGTCGCCCTGCGCTCGCAGGCCATCGCCAAGGGACTGGCCGGTCTCGGCGGGATGATGTCGCTGGCCCTGCCCCTGGCCGAGGCGGAGACCCGGCTCGCTCCCTGGCAGGGCCGTCTGGAGGTCGCCGCGCTCAACGGCCCGTCGGTCACGGTGGTCGCCGGTGACGCGCAGGCCCTCGAGGAACTGCGCGCCGCGTGCGAGGCGGAGGACGTCCGCGCGCGCCGGATCCCGGTCGACTACGCCTCGCACACCTCCCACGTGGAACGCATCGAGGAGGACCTGGCCGAGCTGCTCGCGGAGCTGCGCCCGGCACCCGCCCGGGTGCCGTTCTACTCGACCGTCGAGCGGGACTGGCTGGGGGACCGGCTGGTCGACGCCGCCTACTGGTACCGCAACCTGCGCCGGACGGTCCACTTCCAGTCGGCCGTGGAGGCGCTGGCCGAGCAGGGCCACGACACCTTCATCGAGGTCAGCCCGCACCCGGTGCTCACCATCGGCATCCAGGAGATCCTGGAGAGCCGCACGGGCGAGGCGGCCGAGGTCATCACCGGGACGCTGCGGCGCCACGAGGGCGGCCCGGACCGCTTCCTCATTTCGCTGGCGGGGGCGTGGACGCGCGGCGTCGCGGTGGACTGGGCGGGCGCGTTCGCCGGTTCCGGCGCCTCCCTCGTCGAGCTGCCGACGTACGCCTTCCAGCACCGGCACCACCGGGTGGACGCCGCGGCGGACCAGCCGCTGCTGGGCCGCGCCCTGGACCTCGCGGACGGCGACGGCACGGTCCTCACCGAACGCCTCTCGCTGCGCACCCGGCCCTGGTTCGCCGATCACCGGGTGCTCGGCCAGGCCGTGGTCCCCGGCACCGCCCTGCTGGAGATGGCCTTCCGGGTGGGCGGCGCGGTCGGCGAACTCACCCTGCACACCCCGCTGGTGGTGCCGGACCACGGCGAGGTCGAGGTGCAGTTGACCGCGGCGGCGCCGGACGGCGACGGCCGGCGCGCCTTCCGCATCCACGGCCGTACCCCCGGCGGCGCCGACACCGGATGGCGGCTGCACGCCACCGGGGTGGCCGGCCCCGCCGAGCCCGGAGACGCGGTGGCCGCCCTGGCCGAATGGCCCCCGCCCGGCGCGGCACCGGTGGACCTCACCGACGCCTACGACGAACTCGCCCGGCGCGGACTGGAGTACGGGCCGCGGTTCCGCAATCTGCGCGGCGTGTGGCGGCACGGCGAGGACCTGCTCGCCGACGTGGCGCTGCCGGACGGGGCGGGCCCCTTCAGCGTGCACCCGGCGCTGCTGGACGCGGTGCTCCATCCGCTGGTGCTGGAGTACGGCCCCGGCCCCGTGGTGCCGTTCTCGTGGGCCGATGTGCGGCTCGCGCGTGCGGGCGCCGCCCAGTTGCGGGTGCGGGTCAGCCCGGCCGGGGAGCACCGGGCCTCGCTGACCGTCATGGACGGCAGCGGCGCCGAGGTGATGACCGTCGGCTCCCTCAGCCTGCGGCCCCTGGACGCCCGGCGGTTCGACCCCCGGCTCTTCCAGGTCGCATGGCGGGAGGCCGCCGCAACGGGGCCCGCGGAGCCGGCCCCCTCGGCCGTCGTCCTGCCGGTCGCGCCGGCCACGGCACCCCTGCCCGAGGCCGTCCGCACGACGGCGGAGTCCGTGCTGCGCGAGGTCCAGCGGCATCTGGCCCGGCACACCGAGCACACCGAGCCCACCGGGGACGCCGGGGATGCCGGGGACGCGGGCGGGCCGGCCCGGCTGGTGGTCGTCACCCGGCGGGGCGCGGCCGTGACCCCGGACGCCTCCGTCGACCTCGCCGCCGCCACCGTAGGGGGGCTGCTGCGGTCGGCCCAGACGGAACACCCCGGCCGCATCGTGCTCCTGGACACCGACGGCGACGACGAGCCGACGGCGGAGGAGGTGAACCGCGCCCTGGCCACCGGCGAGCCCCAGATCGCCCTGCGCGCGGGCCGGATGCTCGTCCCCCGGCTCGAACGGGGCTCCGTCCCCGCCCCGCGTCCCGACCGGGAGGGCACCGCCCCGGACGGCACCACGCTGATCACCGGCGGGACCGGCGGGCTCGGTGCCGCCGCGGCACGCCATCTGGTGGCCCGTCACGGCGTCCGCGACCTGCTGCTGGTCAGCCGCAGCGGCCCGGCCGCCCGGGGTGCGCGGGAGCTGGTGGCGGAGCTGACCGCCCAGGGGGCGCGCGTCTCCGTGGCCGCGTGCGACGTCGCCGACCGGTCCGCCCTGGCCGAGGTCGTCGCGTCCGTGCCCGCCTCGGCACCCCTGCGCTGCGTGGTGCACGCGGCCGGGGTCCTCGACGACGCCGCCCTGCTGTCACAGACCCCGCGGCACCTGCGCGCCGTGCTGTCGGCGAAGGCCGACGCCGCCTGGCACCTGCACGAACTGACCCGCGGCCTCGACCTCACGGCCTTCGTCCTGTTCTCCTCCGTCTCGGCCACGCTCGGCCTCGCCGGACAGGCCAACTACGCGGCGGGCAACGCCTTCCTCGACGCCCTGGCCCACCACCGCCACCGGCTCGGACTGCCCGCCCTCTCCCTGGGCTGGGGACTGTGGGAGGAGACCACCGGCCTCACCGGACGGCTCGGCGACGCGGACCGGCAGCGGATGCTCCGCATGGGCCTGCGGCCGCTGCCCACCGACGCGGGCCTGGCCCTGCTCGACCTGGCGCTGGAGGCCGACCGGCCGCACCTGGTGCCCGCCTGGCTCGACCCGGCCGGGCCGGGCGGCGCCGGGACACCCGCGGTGCTGCGCGGTCTGGTCCGCACCCCGGCCGCGCCGGGCGCCGGCGCCCGGGACGACTCCCGGCCGCCGCGCGACCGGTTGCCGGCGCTGTCCGGTCCGGACGGGGCACTGGCGATGCGCCGGCTGGTACAGACGGAGGTCGCGACCGTGCTCGGCCGGTCGGGACCGGGCGACGTACCGCCCGACCGGGGCTTCGGGGACCTGGGCTTCGACTCGCTCACCGCCCTGGAACTGCGCAACCGGCTCGGGGCGCTCCTCGGTACCACCCTGAGCGCCACGGTGATCTTCGACCATCCGAGCCCCGCCAAGCTCGCCCGTCACCTGCTGGAGCGCCTCGCCCCGGACCGGCCGGCGGCCCCGCCGCCGCCACCGGTACTGGCCGAGCTGGAACGGCTGGAGGCGAGCGTGGCGGACGCCGACGACGACCTCCGCTCGGCCGTCGCCGACCGGCTGTGGGAGCTGCTGGCGGCGGTCTCCGCCCCGGGCGGCACGGCCGAAGCCGAGCCGGACGAGGAGGTCGACACCGCGAGCGCGGACGAGCTGTACGCCTTGATCGACGACGAGCTGGGGGGTTCGGACCATGAGTGA